In Mycolicibacterium mucogenicum DSM 44124, the following are encoded in one genomic region:
- a CDS encoding M20 family metallopeptidase yields MLTGDALQTVTDAVARHRADLIELSHSIHAEPELAFAEHRSCAKTQALAAERGFHVTRAAGGLDTAFRADYGSGELVIGICAEYDALPGIGHACGHNIIAASAVGTALALAEVADEIGITVALIGTPAEEAGGGKALLLNAGVFDDVAASVMLHPGPVDIAGARSLALSEVLVAYRGRESHAAVAPYLGINAADAVTVAQVAIGLLRQQLTPGQMVHGIVTDGGQAPNVIPAHTELLYTMRATDSASLDELEVRMFSCFAAGALAAGCTHEVTEVSPRYDALTPDPWLTTVFRAEMERLGRTPLPTDLEVSVPLGSTDMGNVTQVMPGIHPVVGIEANGASIHQPEFTAAAAGPSADKAVTEGAIMLARTVVALAQTPDERARVLQKMADRAAVQRQVKAGRG; encoded by the coding sequence ATGCTCACGGGAGACGCGCTGCAGACGGTCACCGATGCCGTCGCGCGTCACCGTGCCGATCTGATCGAGCTGTCGCACTCGATCCACGCCGAACCGGAACTGGCTTTCGCGGAGCACCGGAGCTGCGCCAAGACCCAGGCGCTCGCGGCCGAGCGCGGCTTTCACGTCACCCGGGCCGCTGGTGGTCTGGACACCGCATTTCGTGCCGACTACGGCAGCGGCGAGCTGGTGATCGGCATCTGTGCCGAGTACGACGCGCTGCCCGGCATCGGACATGCGTGTGGCCACAACATCATTGCCGCGTCGGCGGTCGGCACCGCCCTGGCACTGGCCGAGGTCGCCGACGAGATCGGCATCACCGTGGCGTTGATCGGCACGCCCGCCGAAGAGGCCGGCGGCGGGAAAGCGTTGCTGCTGAACGCCGGCGTGTTCGACGACGTCGCGGCATCGGTGATGCTGCACCCCGGGCCGGTCGACATCGCGGGCGCGCGGTCCCTGGCGCTGTCGGAGGTGTTGGTGGCCTACCGCGGACGCGAGTCGCACGCCGCCGTCGCGCCCTACCTGGGCATCAATGCCGCCGATGCGGTGACGGTCGCGCAGGTGGCGATCGGGCTGCTGCGTCAGCAGTTGACGCCGGGCCAGATGGTGCACGGCATCGTCACCGACGGCGGTCAGGCGCCGAATGTGATTCCGGCGCATACGGAATTGCTGTACACGATGCGGGCCACGGACTCGGCGTCGCTCGACGAGCTGGAAGTGCGGATGTTCTCCTGCTTCGCGGCCGGCGCCTTGGCGGCGGGCTGCACGCACGAGGTGACGGAGGTGTCGCCGCGGTACGACGCGCTGACGCCCGATCCGTGGTTGACGACGGTGTTCCGCGCCGAGATGGAGCGTCTGGGCCGTACCCCGCTGCCGACGGACCTGGAAGTGTCTGTGCCGCTTGGTAGTACCGACATGGGTAACGTCACGCAGGTGATGCCGGGTATCCACCCGGTCGTCGGGATCGAGGCCAACGGGGCGTCGATCCACCAGCCGGAGTTCACCGCGGCCGCGGCGGGGCCGAGTGCGGACAAGGCCGTGACCGAGGGTGCGATCATGTTGGCGCGCACCGTCGTTGCGCTGGCGCAGACACCCGACGAGCGGGCCCGGGTATTGCAGAAGATGGCGGACCGGGCAGCGGTTCAGCGACAAGTGAAGGCAGGGCGCGGATGA
- a CDS encoding purine-nucleoside phosphorylase: MEVSHRPVRPRSATKVDAVTDPQATPDSAATAAATGIRDRTGIAGFDVAVILGSGWAPAAAVLGEPTASIAMGDLPGFTPPTASGHGGQVLALQVGGRNVLVLMGRIHAYEGHDLRHVVHPVRTAIAAGASTVVLTNAAGGLRAEYSVGQPVLISDHLNLTARSPLVGAQFVDLVDAYSPRLRALARAVDPSLTEGVYAGLPGPHYETPAEIRMLRTLGADLVGMSTVHETIAARAGGAEVLGISMVTNLAAGMTGEPLSHAEVLEAGRQSATRMGTLLGEVLARL; this comes from the coding sequence ATGGAAGTATCGCACCGGCCCGTTCGGCCGCGGTCGGCAACTAAGGTGGACGCCGTGACCGATCCGCAGGCCACCCCTGACTCCGCCGCCACTGCGGCCGCCACCGGCATCCGTGACCGCACCGGCATCGCCGGCTTCGATGTGGCTGTCATCCTCGGTTCCGGCTGGGCGCCGGCCGCCGCGGTCCTGGGCGAGCCGACAGCCTCCATCGCGATGGGTGACCTGCCCGGATTCACCCCACCGACCGCGTCGGGTCATGGCGGCCAGGTACTCGCGCTGCAGGTCGGCGGCCGCAATGTGCTGGTCCTGATGGGCCGCATACACGCCTACGAGGGCCACGACCTGCGGCATGTCGTCCACCCGGTGCGTACCGCCATCGCGGCCGGCGCGAGCACCGTGGTGCTGACCAACGCCGCCGGCGGCCTGCGCGCGGAGTACTCGGTGGGCCAGCCGGTCCTGATCAGCGACCACCTGAACCTGACGGCGCGGTCGCCGCTGGTGGGGGCGCAGTTCGTCGACCTGGTCGACGCCTACTCACCGCGGCTGCGGGCGCTGGCCCGCGCGGTCGACCCGTCGCTGACCGAAGGGGTGTACGCCGGGCTGCCCGGCCCGCACTACGAGACGCCCGCCGAGATCCGGATGCTGCGGACCCTGGGCGCCGATCTGGTCGGCATGTCGACGGTGCACGAGACCATCGCGGCCCGCGCCGGCGGCGCCGAGGTGCTGGGCATCTCGATGGTGACCAACCTGGCGGCCGGGATGACCGGCGAGCCGCTGAGCCACGCCGAGGTCCTGGAGGCCGGACGCCAGTCAGCGACCCGGATGGGGACGCTGCTGGGCGAGGTGCTGGCGCGGTTGTGA
- the upp gene encoding uracil phosphoribosyltransferase: MDVRVVDHPLAAARLTTLRDERTDNAGFRAALRDLTLMLVYEATRALASEELPVQTPVATCTGSRLSNPPLLVPVLRAGLGMVDQAHALIPEAQVGFVGMARDETTHQPTPYLESLPADLSGRPVMVLDPMLATGGSLAYTLQLLVDRGADDITAVCVVCAPEGIALVEKAVPSLKLFTATIDASLNDDAYIVPGLGDAGDRQFGPR; the protein is encoded by the coding sequence ATGGATGTCCGGGTCGTCGATCACCCACTGGCCGCGGCGCGGCTGACCACACTGCGCGACGAGCGCACCGACAATGCCGGGTTCCGGGCCGCATTGCGCGACCTGACGCTGATGCTGGTCTACGAGGCGACACGCGCGCTGGCGAGCGAAGAGCTGCCGGTACAGACCCCGGTCGCGACGTGCACCGGCTCGCGGCTGTCGAACCCGCCGTTGTTGGTCCCGGTGCTGCGGGCCGGTCTGGGCATGGTCGACCAGGCGCACGCGCTGATTCCGGAGGCTCAGGTCGGCTTCGTCGGCATGGCCCGTGACGAGACGACGCACCAGCCGACGCCGTATCTGGAGTCCCTGCCGGCGGACCTCAGTGGCCGGCCGGTGATGGTGCTCGACCCGATGCTGGCCACCGGTGGGTCGCTGGCGTACACCCTGCAGCTCCTGGTCGACCGCGGCGCCGACGACATCACCGCAGTATGCGTGGTGTGTGCGCCGGAGGGAATTGCGTTGGTGGAGAAGGCGGTTCCGTCGCTGAAGTTGTTCACCGCCACCATCGACGCTTCGCTGAACGACGATGCCTACATCGTGCCGGGCCTGGGTGATGCGGGGGATCGGCAGTTCGGTCCACGCTGA
- a CDS encoding type VII secretion target, producing MIRNLTVDPSALHSLSADYRGHSTELAAHAADLTAIARQFNVFGPVGEAFAAALAQATHQQAQLAYRLSAHLDTGAATATATADNFIDADQSVGGRIGTWW from the coding sequence ATGATCCGAAACCTGACCGTGGACCCGTCAGCCCTGCACAGCCTGTCCGCGGACTACCGCGGTCACAGCACCGAGCTGGCCGCGCACGCCGCAGACCTGACCGCCATCGCGCGACAGTTCAACGTGTTCGGGCCCGTGGGCGAAGCCTTTGCCGCGGCCCTGGCACAGGCGACGCACCAGCAGGCCCAGTTGGCGTATCGCCTCAGCGCCCATCTCGACACCGGCGCCGCAACGGCCACTGCCACCGCGGACAACTTCATCGACGCCGACCAGAGCGTCGGCGGCCGGATCGGAACCTGGTGGTGA
- a CDS encoding C40 family peptidase, whose product MVTGSLAAALAAPIREVRALVGPAGPDPAEALRAVQSGLDGVAAGADSTWQQAQGQWTGAAAGSAGQFASAAVTAIVAMAMSAGQLSTHTELAAAAVTRARERLDTILRNFEARATELEATLESPADAAALIDEAGRALDEAITVVDELHTELAAQAEQITATTSAPVPPSHGSPWEASGSGAGPSINLPSLGTSSGQGAGWGSGLGALATPAAHAAQTALGARNHRRPPDPEKFGAGEAITLPDGSTATAPNKVAADAVRHALTQLGVPYVWGGTTPGVGLDCSGLTQWAYREAGLNLPRLAQEQDVGAAVDRGSLRPGDLAVWDGHVAMIVGNGLMVEAGDPVQLSPIRTTNLNQGFHGFFRPTA is encoded by the coding sequence GTGGTGACGGGCTCGCTGGCCGCCGCGCTGGCGGCCCCGATCCGGGAGGTGCGGGCGTTGGTCGGTCCAGCCGGCCCCGATCCGGCCGAAGCCCTGCGCGCGGTGCAGTCCGGTCTCGACGGCGTCGCGGCCGGCGCCGACAGTACGTGGCAGCAGGCCCAGGGCCAGTGGACCGGCGCGGCAGCAGGCAGCGCGGGCCAGTTCGCGAGCGCGGCCGTCACCGCCATCGTGGCGATGGCGATGTCGGCCGGCCAGCTGAGCACGCACACGGAGCTGGCCGCAGCCGCCGTGACCCGGGCCCGCGAACGACTCGACACCATCCTGCGGAACTTCGAGGCCAGGGCCACCGAACTGGAAGCCACCCTCGAATCCCCGGCCGACGCCGCCGCGCTCATCGACGAAGCCGGCCGCGCCCTCGATGAGGCCATCACCGTCGTCGACGAGCTGCACACCGAGCTCGCCGCTCAGGCCGAGCAGATCACCGCGACGACGAGCGCCCCTGTACCCCCGAGTCACGGATCACCTTGGGAGGCAAGCGGATCAGGGGCCGGGCCGAGCATTAACCTGCCGAGCCTCGGCACGTCGTCGGGACAGGGCGCCGGTTGGGGCAGCGGACTCGGCGCACTCGCCACTCCCGCAGCGCACGCCGCCCAGACCGCGCTCGGCGCACGAAACCACCGCCGGCCACCCGACCCCGAGAAATTCGGTGCCGGTGAAGCCATCACGCTGCCCGACGGCAGCACCGCCACCGCACCCAACAAAGTCGCTGCCGACGCGGTGCGGCACGCCCTCACCCAACTCGGTGTGCCGTACGTGTGGGGTGGCACGACGCCCGGCGTGGGGCTGGACTGCAGCGGCCTGACGCAGTGGGCGTATCGCGAGGCCGGACTCAACCTGCCGCGGCTGGCGCAGGAGCAGGACGTCGGCGCCGCCGTGGACCGCGGCTCGCTGCGCCCGGGTGACCTGGCGGTCTGGGATGGCCACGTCGCGATGATCGTCGGGAACGGCCTCATGGTGGAAGCGGGCGATCCGGTGCAGCTGTCCCCGATCCGAACGACCAACCTGAATCAGGGTTTCCACGGCTTCTTCCGCCCGACGGCATGA
- a CDS encoding alpha/beta fold hydrolase has protein sequence MTQTSAQPIVRNLAVPGATLQYEVRGSGPVLAVIGSPMTASEFAAVADALAVDHTVVTYDPRGLGASPIDDPAQDSTPELRADDVAAILEDLGAGPADVFGSSGGAVTGLALAAKHPGWVRTLIAHEPPLLELLPASEAAKQRAATNDIIATFHSDGPGAAMAKFMATAGFDESDDGAPVPQGPAPAPDEMAKQLADLSRFFNHELLCTTTYVPDHEALKASRIVVGIGADSAHLITHGTSVALCALLGVEPVIFPGDHGGFMSAPAEFADALRAVLSD, from the coding sequence ATGACCCAGACCAGCGCCCAGCCCATCGTCCGAAACCTCGCCGTTCCCGGCGCCACCCTGCAGTACGAAGTTCGCGGCAGCGGGCCGGTGCTCGCCGTCATCGGTTCGCCCATGACGGCATCCGAGTTCGCCGCGGTGGCCGACGCCCTGGCCGTCGACCACACCGTGGTGACGTACGACCCGCGCGGGCTCGGCGCCAGCCCCATCGACGATCCCGCGCAGGACTCGACGCCCGAACTGCGGGCCGACGACGTCGCCGCGATCCTCGAGGATCTCGGCGCCGGTCCAGCGGACGTGTTCGGTTCCAGCGGCGGCGCGGTCACCGGCCTGGCGCTGGCCGCCAAGCACCCGGGCTGGGTGCGAACGCTGATCGCGCACGAGCCACCGCTGCTGGAGTTGTTGCCCGCCTCGGAAGCCGCGAAGCAGCGCGCGGCGACGAACGACATCATCGCCACGTTCCACAGCGACGGTCCCGGCGCGGCCATGGCGAAATTCATGGCGACGGCGGGCTTCGACGAGTCCGACGACGGAGCGCCGGTACCGCAGGGGCCGGCGCCGGCGCCCGACGAGATGGCCAAGCAGCTCGCCGACCTGTCCCGCTTCTTCAACCATGAATTACTTTGCACCACAACGTATGTGCCTGATCACGAGGCATTGAAGGCCAGCCGGATCGTGGTGGGCATCGGCGCCGATTCGGCGCATCTCATCACCCATGGCACCTCGGTGGCGCTGTGTGCCCTGCTGGGCGTCGAACCCGTCATCTTCCCGGGCGATCACGGCGGGTTCATGAGCGCGCCCGCCGAATTCGCCGACGCGCTGCGGGCCGTTCTGTCCGACTGA
- a CDS encoding MmpS family transport accessory protein gives MRSESTGRQGKQAPKGLLKKIWIPLVLAAVLAVSGLVVSRLHTKFGSENLNAHAGAGIEIVQFNPKVLVYEVYGPPGTSADISYFDPDANVHSVSAALPWSITLSTTLPTVSANLMARSASEQSSDHIGCRVTVNGTVREEQSADGVNAQTYCLVKSA, from the coding sequence GTGCGGTCAGAGTCGACTGGGCGACAAGGGAAGCAGGCGCCGAAGGGCCTGCTGAAGAAGATCTGGATACCGCTTGTGCTGGCCGCCGTATTGGCGGTGTCGGGCCTCGTGGTGTCCCGCCTGCACACGAAGTTCGGGTCCGAGAACCTCAACGCGCATGCCGGTGCGGGCATCGAGATCGTCCAGTTCAACCCCAAGGTCCTGGTGTACGAGGTCTACGGACCGCCCGGAACCTCGGCCGACATCAGCTACTTCGATCCCGACGCCAACGTGCACTCGGTGAGCGCCGCACTGCCGTGGTCCATCACGCTGTCCACCACGCTGCCGACCGTCAGCGCGAACCTGATGGCGCGCAGCGCCAGTGAGCAGAGCAGCGACCACATCGGCTGCCGCGTCACGGTGAACGGCACCGTCCGCGAGGAGCAGTCCGCCGACGGCGTCAACGCCCAGACCTACTGCCTGGTGAAGTCCGCATGA
- a CDS encoding RND family transporter, with amino-acid sequence MTDTLETQHKPAEKRPKFAHALRILSVPIILFWLAIAVLVNVIAPPLEVVGELHAAPMAPEDAPSMHAMKLMGANFKEFNSNSTIMIVVEGKEPLGPDAHKYYDEIIRKLQQDPEHIQHIQDFWGDTLTAAGAQSADGKASYVMINLAGEQGMTLANEGVDAVRKVIEETKAPPGVQAHVAGPAALTDDMHVIGNASLIMITLITLAAIAGMLLVVYRSVRTTLVQLFLTFLALLTARGVVSVLATHDVFGLTTFAGNILTMLAIAAATDYGIFIFGRYREDRGIGLDRDDSYYATFKSVAPVIVGSGLTIAGATYCLSFCRLPYFTTMGAPVAIGMLVVVAISVTLGPAVLYLGSRVGMYESKRPPQSRFWRRIGTAVVRWPAPILVASLFVVLVGIVAIPGYKPAYNDRYYLPEDAPVNVGFAAADRHFTQARMNPDILMVESTHDMRNPADMLVLNKIASNVMHTDGIAMVQSITRPLGIPIQHSSIPFQTSVSGQTSNMNLPFQRKQLEDQLRMVDATNVSISILEKQYALSLEQTKLTQDSARKSQALLEVTEEMRNNIANFDDQFRPMRNYFYWEPHCFDIPMCAAMRSVFDSLDGIDELTDRTGDVQVNTDKLADLAPKLTALLPQTIASMKTSRDLSLASYNSQKALIDQMQAMNDTALSMGAAFDGAKNDDLFYLPPEAFQNPDFERGLKMFMSPDGKSARMFITHQTDPATVDGINRVESERKAAQDALKMSSLSDAKIYLGGVAATYKDMADGARYDLMIAVISSLTLIFMIMLILTRSAVAALTIVGTAGSSIAASFGISVLLWQDLFGIQVQWLVMLMSVIILLAVGSDYNLLLVSRFQDEIHAGLKTGIIRSMAGTGGVVTSAGLVFAATMAGMMASKLIVLAQMGSTIAIGLLIDTFIVRSLLMPSIAVLLGRWFWWPQVVHPRGKYNTEKFVPRAFQQPAQQETVSAGAAGRSGFVDDTPTDSYPTSTA; translated from the coding sequence ATGACCGACACACTCGAGACACAGCACAAGCCGGCCGAAAAACGGCCGAAATTCGCTCACGCCCTGCGCATCCTGTCGGTGCCGATCATCCTGTTCTGGCTCGCGATCGCCGTCCTGGTGAACGTCATCGCGCCGCCGCTGGAGGTCGTCGGCGAGCTGCACGCCGCACCGATGGCCCCCGAGGACGCCCCGTCTATGCACGCGATGAAGTTGATGGGCGCGAACTTCAAGGAGTTCAACTCCAACAGCACGATCATGATCGTCGTCGAGGGCAAGGAACCGCTGGGTCCGGACGCCCACAAGTACTACGACGAGATCATTCGCAAGCTCCAGCAGGACCCCGAGCACATCCAGCACATCCAGGATTTCTGGGGTGACACGCTGACCGCGGCCGGTGCGCAGAGCGCCGACGGCAAGGCGTCGTACGTGATGATCAACCTCGCCGGTGAGCAGGGCATGACGCTCGCCAACGAGGGCGTCGACGCCGTCCGCAAGGTCATCGAGGAGACCAAGGCGCCGCCGGGAGTCCAGGCGCACGTCGCCGGTCCCGCCGCGCTGACCGACGACATGCACGTCATCGGCAACGCGAGCCTGATCATGATCACGCTGATCACCCTCGCCGCGATCGCGGGCATGCTGCTGGTGGTCTACCGCTCGGTCCGGACCACCCTCGTCCAGCTGTTCCTGACGTTCCTGGCGCTGCTGACCGCGCGCGGCGTGGTGTCGGTCCTCGCCACCCACGACGTGTTCGGGCTGACGACCTTCGCAGGCAACATCCTGACGATGCTGGCCATCGCCGCGGCCACCGACTACGGCATCTTCATCTTCGGGCGGTATCGCGAAGACCGCGGCATCGGCCTGGACCGGGACGACTCGTACTACGCGACGTTCAAGTCCGTCGCCCCCGTGATCGTGGGTTCCGGCCTGACCATCGCCGGCGCGACGTACTGCCTGAGTTTCTGCCGCCTGCCGTACTTCACGACGATGGGCGCACCGGTCGCGATCGGCATGCTCGTCGTCGTCGCGATCTCGGTGACGCTGGGCCCGGCCGTCCTGTACCTCGGCAGCCGCGTCGGGATGTACGAGTCCAAGCGGCCGCCGCAGAGCCGCTTCTGGCGCCGCATCGGGACGGCCGTGGTGCGTTGGCCCGCACCGATTCTGGTGGCCAGTCTCTTCGTCGTGCTCGTCGGCATCGTCGCCATCCCCGGCTACAAGCCGGCGTACAACGACCGCTACTACCTGCCCGAGGACGCCCCGGTGAACGTCGGCTTCGCCGCCGCCGACCGGCACTTCACGCAGGCCCGCATGAACCCGGACATCCTGATGGTCGAGTCCACCCACGACATGCGCAATCCCGCGGACATGCTGGTGCTCAACAAGATCGCGAGCAACGTGATGCACACCGACGGCATCGCGATGGTGCAGAGCATCACCCGGCCGCTGGGTATCCCCATTCAGCACAGCTCGATTCCGTTCCAGACGAGCGTCTCGGGCCAGACCAGCAACATGAACCTGCCGTTCCAGCGCAAGCAGCTGGAGGACCAGCTCCGGATGGTCGACGCCACCAACGTGTCGATCAGCATCCTGGAGAAGCAGTACGCGCTGTCGCTCGAGCAGACCAAGCTGACGCAGGACTCGGCCCGTAAGTCGCAAGCACTCCTCGAGGTCACCGAGGAGATGCGGAACAACATCGCCAACTTCGACGACCAGTTCCGCCCGATGCGCAACTACTTCTACTGGGAACCGCACTGCTTCGACATCCCGATGTGCGCTGCGATGCGGTCGGTGTTCGACTCCCTGGACGGCATCGACGAGCTGACCGACCGGACCGGCGACGTCCAGGTCAACACCGACAAGCTGGCCGACCTGGCACCGAAGCTGACGGCACTGCTCCCCCAGACCATCGCGTCGATGAAGACCAGCCGGGACCTGTCGCTGGCGTCGTACAACTCGCAGAAGGCCCTCATCGACCAGATGCAGGCCATGAACGACACCGCGCTGTCGATGGGTGCCGCCTTCGACGGCGCCAAGAACGACGACCTGTTCTACCTGCCGCCCGAGGCCTTCCAGAACCCGGACTTCGAGCGCGGCCTGAAGATGTTCATGTCGCCGGACGGCAAGTCGGCGCGCATGTTCATCACCCACCAGACCGACCCCGCGACGGTCGACGGGATCAACCGCGTCGAGTCCGAACGTAAGGCTGCCCAAGACGCCTTGAAGATGTCGTCCCTGTCGGACGCCAAGATCTACCTCGGCGGCGTCGCGGCGACCTACAAGGACATGGCCGACGGCGCCCGCTACGACCTGATGATCGCCGTCATCTCCTCACTGACGCTGATCTTCATGATCATGCTGATCCTGACCCGCAGCGCCGTCGCGGCGCTGACGATCGTCGGCACCGCGGGCAGCTCCATCGCCGCGTCGTTCGGCATCTCGGTGCTGCTGTGGCAGGACCTGTTCGGGATTCAGGTGCAGTGGCTGGTCATGCTGATGTCGGTCATCATCCTGTTGGCGGTCGGCTCGGACTACAACCTGCTGCTGGTCTCCCGGTTCCAGGACGAGATCCACGCCGGCCTCAAGACCGGCATCATCCGGTCCATGGCCGGCACCGGCGGTGTCGTCACCTCGGCCGGACTGGTGTTCGCGGCCACCATGGCCGGCATGATGGCCAGCAAGCTGATCGTGCTGGCGCAGATGGGTTCGACCATCGCGATCGGTCTGCTGATCGACACCTTCATCGTGCGGTCGCTGCTGATGCCGTCGATCGCGGTGCTGCTCGGCCGCTGGTTCTGGTGGCCGCAGGTGGTGCACCCGCGCGGCAAGTACAACACCGAGAAGTTCGTGCCCAGGGCGTTCCAGCAGCCCGCCCAGCAGGAGACGGTGTCGGCGGGCGCGGCCGGGCGCTCCGGCTTCGTCGACGACACCCCGACCGACAGCTACCCGACCAGCACGGCGTAG
- a CDS encoding adenosine deaminase, which yields MTTLTLDQIKQAPKALLHDHLDGGLRPATVVELAEQSGYGDLPTMDVDELAKWFRTQAHSGSLVRYLEPFAHTVGVMQTTDALYRVAYECVEDLAADNVVYAEVRFAPELHIDGGLVLDEVVDAVLAGFADGEKAAAAAGQVTTVRCLVTAMRHAARSREIAELAIRFRDRGVVGFDIAGAEAGYPPTRHLDAFEYMRGNNARFTIHAGEAFGLPSIHEAIAFCGADRLGHGVRIVDDIEEGPDGTFHLGRVANIVRDKRIPLEMCPSSNVQTGAAASIAEHPFDQLARLRFRVTVNTDNRLMSDTTMTQEMALLVNEFGYGWTDLQRFTINAMKSAFIPFDERLAIIDDVIKPRYAVLVG from the coding sequence ATGACCACCCTGACGCTGGATCAGATCAAGCAGGCACCGAAAGCGCTGTTGCACGATCACCTCGATGGCGGGCTCCGTCCCGCCACGGTGGTGGAGCTGGCCGAACAGAGCGGCTACGGCGACCTGCCCACCATGGACGTCGACGAGCTCGCGAAGTGGTTCCGCACCCAGGCGCACAGCGGATCGCTCGTCCGGTATCTGGAGCCGTTCGCGCACACCGTCGGCGTCATGCAGACCACCGATGCGCTGTACCGCGTCGCGTACGAATGCGTCGAGGATCTGGCCGCCGACAACGTCGTCTACGCCGAGGTGCGGTTCGCACCCGAACTGCACATCGACGGCGGCCTGGTGCTGGATGAGGTCGTGGACGCGGTGCTGGCCGGGTTCGCGGACGGCGAGAAGGCGGCGGCCGCGGCCGGGCAGGTGACGACGGTCCGCTGTCTGGTCACCGCCATGCGGCACGCCGCCCGGTCTCGCGAGATCGCCGAGTTGGCCATCCGGTTCCGCGACCGGGGTGTGGTCGGCTTCGACATCGCCGGTGCCGAGGCCGGTTACCCTCCGACCCGCCACCTCGATGCCTTCGAATACATGCGGGGCAACAACGCGCGGTTCACGATTCACGCCGGTGAGGCCTTCGGCCTGCCGTCCATCCACGAGGCGATCGCGTTCTGCGGCGCTGATCGCCTGGGCCACGGCGTCCGCATCGTCGACGACATCGAGGAGGGGCCGGACGGTACCTTCCACTTGGGTCGGGTGGCGAACATCGTGCGCGACAAGCGAATTCCGCTGGAGATGTGCCCGAGCAGCAACGTGCAGACCGGCGCCGCGGCCAGCATCGCCGAGCATCCGTTCGACCAGCTGGCGCGGCTCCGCTTCCGCGTCACCGTGAACACCGACAACCGCCTGATGAGCGACACCACCATGACGCAGGAGATGGCGCTCCTCGTGAACGAGTTCGGCTACGGCTGGACCGACCTGCAGCGGTTCACCATCAACGCCATGAAGTCGGCCTTCATCCCGTTCGACGAGCGGCTGGCGATCATCGACGACGTCATCAAACCGCGCTACGCCGTGCTGGTCGGGTAG
- a CDS encoding dienelactone hydrolase family protein → MADDDLRDFERTEFTHDGTTRTVFRKGTGPAVIVIAEIPGITPKVLDFARKVADLGCTAVLPHLFGIPGLDPNASNLAALKGMASVVPSCISKEFTILATGKTSPVVDWLRALARAEHERCGGPGVGAIGMCFTGGYALAMATDDVILAPVLSQPSMPLGLTAKQRRNIDISPADLEVVKGRCARGLNVIGMRFKSDKLVPAERFDFLREQLGDAFIAVELEDADANPDARLPPHSVVTEHLIDEPGQATRAALDQVLDLFRTRLLLADEPAG, encoded by the coding sequence ATGGCTGACGATGACCTCCGCGACTTCGAGCGCACCGAGTTCACCCACGACGGCACGACCCGCACGGTCTTTCGGAAGGGCACCGGCCCGGCCGTCATCGTGATCGCCGAGATACCCGGCATCACGCCCAAGGTTCTCGACTTCGCCCGCAAGGTCGCCGACCTGGGTTGTACCGCCGTGCTGCCGCACCTTTTCGGCATCCCGGGCCTGGACCCCAACGCCAGTAATCTGGCGGCGCTCAAGGGCATGGCGTCCGTCGTCCCGTCGTGCATCAGCAAGGAATTCACCATCCTCGCGACCGGCAAGACGTCTCCGGTTGTCGACTGGCTGCGGGCCCTGGCCCGTGCCGAACACGAGCGCTGCGGCGGTCCCGGCGTCGGCGCCATCGGCATGTGCTTCACCGGCGGCTACGCCCTGGCGATGGCCACCGACGACGTCATCCTGGCGCCGGTGCTCTCCCAGCCGTCGATGCCGCTGGGTCTGACCGCCAAACAGCGCCGCAACATCGACATCTCGCCGGCCGACCTGGAGGTCGTCAAAGGCCGCTGCGCGCGCGGACTCAACGTCATCGGCATGCGGTTCAAGAGCGACAAGCTGGTTCCCGCAGAGCGTTTCGACTTCCTGCGCGAGCAGCTGGGTGACGCCTTCATCGCCGTCGAACTCGAGGACGCCGACGCCAACCCGGATGCGCGGCTCCCACCGCACTCGGTGGTCACCGAGCACCTGATCGACGAGCCGGGCCAGGCCACCCGGGCGGCGCTGGACCAGGTGCTGGATCTGTTCCGGACGCGGCTGCTGCTGGCGGACGAGCCGGCGGGCTAA